One window from the genome of Faecalibacterium sp. HTF-F encodes:
- a CDS encoding YidC/Oxa1 family membrane protein insertase, with translation MNFFYILSGPLGYVMEWIYKLLPSYGWDIIIFTLLINIVKIPLQLSQQKSMAKMSAFQPMMMEIQNKYKDKPEKQQEEMLKLQQNYGYNPTAGCVPMLLNFLVMFGVIGVVYNPLERIFHISAAALTAAGEALTASGVAFTAITRDTTIISQLVAGNSSLAACFTPEQIATVTEFSRHMTFLGIDLTRVPKLGLSLDIVLPLLSVITMLLSTHISMKASGQQMQGSMKVTMYMMPLMYLFFCFTYPLAFSLYYVISNIVMTAQTQVMRKVYDPDKMRKEIEAQIAEKKKQEKRGVKNTTVKVTDPKTGETTEKNLSASEMNKRRLEYARKLDEERYKDERTVPLSELNKQDKE, from the coding sequence ATGAACTTCTTTTACATCCTGAGCGGTCCTCTCGGCTATGTCATGGAGTGGATCTACAAGCTGCTCCCGAGCTATGGCTGGGACATCATCATCTTCACGCTGCTCATCAACATCGTCAAGATCCCTCTGCAGCTGAGCCAGCAGAAGAGCATGGCTAAAATGTCGGCCTTCCAGCCCATGATGATGGAGATCCAGAACAAGTACAAGGACAAGCCTGAAAAGCAGCAGGAAGAAATGCTCAAGCTGCAGCAGAACTACGGCTATAACCCCACCGCAGGCTGTGTGCCCATGCTGCTGAACTTCCTGGTCATGTTTGGCGTTATCGGCGTCGTGTACAATCCGCTGGAGCGCATCTTCCACATCAGCGCTGCTGCCCTGACCGCTGCCGGTGAGGCCCTGACTGCCTCCGGTGTCGCCTTTACCGCCATCACCCGCGATACCACCATTATTTCTCAGCTGGTGGCAGGCAACAGCAGTCTGGCTGCCTGCTTTACCCCGGAGCAGATCGCGACTGTCACCGAGTTCAGCCGTCATATGACCTTCCTCGGCATCGACCTGACCCGCGTGCCCAAGCTGGGCCTGTCGCTGGACATCGTGCTGCCGCTGCTGTCGGTCATCACCATGCTCCTGTCCACCCACATCAGCATGAAGGCCAGCGGCCAGCAGATGCAGGGCAGCATGAAGGTGACCATGTATATGATGCCGCTGATGTACCTGTTCTTCTGCTTCACCTATCCTCTGGCATTCTCTCTGTACTACGTCATTTCCAACATCGTGATGACCGCGCAGACCCAGGTCATGCGCAAGGTGTACGACCCCGATAAGATGCGCAAGGAGATCGAAGCGCAGATCGCAGAAAAGAAAAAGCAGGAAAAGCGCGGTGTGAAGAACACCACCGTCAAGGTCACCGATCCCAAGACCGGCGAGACCACGGAAAAGAACCTTTCCGCCAGCGAGATGAACAAGCGCCGGCTGGAGTATGCCCGCAAGCTGGACGAGGAGCGCTACAAGGACGAGCGCACCGTGCCGCTGAGCGAGCTGAACAAGCAGGATAAAGAATAA